One Mytilus trossulus isolate FHL-02 chromosome 5, PNRI_Mtr1.1.1.hap1, whole genome shotgun sequence DNA segment encodes these proteins:
- the LOC134718157 gene encoding GTPase IMAP family member 9-like, with protein MGMIEERQVAIVDTPGLFDTNHISNESTKEIIRCMHLSYPGPHAFLLVLKADRFTDEENDTVTSLLDLFGDHMLSYTVVIFTRLDDLEEDGTTLGEYIESSTEALKRLIKSVQFRIIAFNNKGNADQKTSYVSSLHRIINKMQQVNDGKHYTSEMFKEAKSKIQEKIRTAERKKETENQRVFKLVEHKFKSEIRNAERSSSRLQNELCKQKEQHKSIETEHQESQERIVNMQENLSRTKIYNQTELRESIEEENQKVEAKLNARRKQQYRSKPVFTSSWIRNDEQRMKNLADENKMQIRIQKIQLQKQTEEVIRILTYKLKKEREAEVQRQLFQEKRERERIHLQNKNLSNMLNEIEETKRQKELQQRQPNSRRSFFRHSTASPIQTDNVQTTYYENSDDDSSCVIL; from the coding sequence ATGGGAATGATTGAGGAACGTCAAGTTGCTATAGTAGACACTCCAGGTCTATTCGATACAAACCATATTTCTAATGAATCCACGAAAGAAATAATTCGTTGTATGCATTTATCGTATCCAGGTCCACATGCCTTTTTGCTAGTTTTGAAGGCAGATCGCTTCACCGATGAAGAAAATGACACTGTAACTAGTCTCCTCGACCTATTTGGCGATCATATGCTTTCATATACCGTAGTTATATTTACACGGCTGGATGACCTAGAAGAAGATGGGACAACACTTGGGGAATATATTGAAAGTTCCACAGAAGCTTTGAAACGGTTAATAAAGAGTGTTCAGTTTCGAATAATTGCTTTCAATAATAAAGGAAACGCAGACCAAAAGACTTCTTATGTTTCGTCACTACatagaattataaataaaatgcagCAGGTGAATGATGGCAAACATTATACAAGTGAAATGTTCAAGGAGGCAAAAtctaaaattcaagaaaaaattaGGACTGCCGAACGAAAAAAAGAGACAGAGAACCAACGAGTATTTAAACTGGTTGAACATAAATTTAAGTCTGAAATTAGGAACGCGGAACGAAGTTCATCCCGTCTTCAGAACGAATTATGCAAACAAAAAGAACAGCACAAGAGTATCGAAACTGAACACCAAGAATCACAAGAGCGAATTGTGAATATGCAAGAAAATTTGAGCAGAACAAAAATTTACAACCAAACGGAATTGCGCGAGTCCATAGAAGAAGAAAACCAGAAAGTAGAAGCAAAATTAAACGCAAGACGCAAGCAGCAATACAGAAGTAAACCGGTGTTTACATCTTCCTGGATCAGGAATGATGAACAACGGATGAAAAATTTGgcagatgaaaataaaatgcaaataagGATTCAGAAAATTCAATTGCAAAAACAGACGGAGGAAGTAATCAGAATATTAACATATAAACTTAAGAAAGAGAGAGAGGCTGAAGTGCAAAGGCagttatttcaagaaaaaagagAACGGGAAAGAATCCATTTGCAAAACAAGAATCtttcaaacatgttaaatgagATAGAGGAGACCAAAAGACAGAAGGAATTACAACAAAGACAGCCGAATTCACGACGTAGTTTTTTCAGACACTCAACTGCGAGTCCTATACAAACAGATAATGTTCAAACAACTTACTACGAGAACTCAGATGATGACAGCTCCTGTGTAATTCTTTAG